One region of Salinirubrum litoreum genomic DNA includes:
- a CDS encoding antitoxin VapB family protein, protein MASKNIGIKEDVYERLKAHKRGDESFSETLDRLLHEFDSDWRANVGFLTDDEAAALETAVAQGLDDTDDSLVDLGEEIDERLQEES, encoded by the coding sequence ATGGCATCCAAGAACATCGGGATCAAAGAGGACGTCTACGAGCGTCTCAAAGCGCACAAACGAGGTGATGAGAGCTTCAGTGAGACACTCGATCGCCTGCTCCACGAATTCGACTCGGACTGGCGGGCCAACGTGGGATTCCTCACTGACGACGAAGCTGCCGCTCTCGAGACGGCGGTCGCTCAGGGTCTCGACGATACTGACGATTCCCTCGTCGATCTCGGTGAGGAAATCGACGAGCGATTGCAGGAGGAGTCGTGA
- a CDS encoding PIN domain-containing protein produces the protein MKLVDASFLIDYARGDEAAISYLAAHDDAQIGASTIVLSELYRGLLITQDMTREAALSKYEWVEPVPFTNDAAAEAADIYAELRSSGEMINKSDIYIAGTARNLGVPLVVADTDFDAVSDLDIETYQP, from the coding sequence GTGAAACTCGTCGACGCGTCGTTTCTCATCGACTACGCCCGTGGCGACGAGGCGGCAATTTCGTATCTGGCCGCTCACGACGACGCGCAGATCGGCGCGTCGACGATCGTCCTCTCGGAACTCTACCGTGGATTGCTGATCACCCAAGATATGACGCGGGAGGCGGCCCTGTCGAAGTACGAGTGGGTCGAACCAGTTCCCTTCACCAACGACGCCGCAGCCGAGGCAGCCGACATCTACGCCGAACTCCGCTCCAGCGGTGAGATGATCAACAAGAGCGACATCTACATCGCAGGCACTGCCCGGAATCTCGGTGTCCCGCTCGTCGTCGCAGACACCGATTTCGATGCAGTGAGCGACTTGGATATCGAGACGTACCAGCCTTGA
- a CDS encoding RNA-guided endonuclease InsQ/TnpB family protein, with protein sequence MKRVNTFEVAPQTENDKECLLRLLDASASLWNELTYERRQNYFGDGDLWDTSEYRGQYNGVVGSATVQQVTRKNSEAWRSFFALKEKGEYANPPSYWGNEDDGRELRTYIRCNQYTIEWGKRSRLEIPVGQELKDEYGLGYHERLRLEVRGNPKWDGKQGRLELEYDEVSDTFRAFQPVTVPDSRLDSPLASHEAALDVGANNLVACSTTTGNQYLYHGRELFGRFRETTDEIARLQSKLREGRYSSNRIRRLYRQRTKCRDHAQNALVRDLVERLYDEGVATVYVGDLTDVLETHWSVRVNEKTHNFWAFKKFIHRLACVCEEYGISLEAESEAWTSQTCPECGEHEETVRHEDTLTCPCGFKGHADLTASETFLRENSDCEIRPMARPVRFEWDDHDWSGKPHPHESPKEVRTNPQVASVTR encoded by the coding sequence ATGAAGCGCGTCAACACCTTCGAGGTCGCGCCACAGACTGAGAACGACAAGGAGTGCCTCCTACGGCTACTCGACGCCTCCGCCTCTCTGTGGAACGAACTAACCTACGAACGTCGTCAGAACTACTTCGGTGACGGCGACTTATGGGACACCTCCGAATACCGTGGACAGTACAACGGTGTCGTCGGAAGCGCGACTGTCCAACAGGTCACGCGCAAGAACAGCGAAGCGTGGCGGTCGTTCTTCGCCCTCAAGGAGAAAGGCGAGTACGCAAACCCACCGTCGTACTGGGGCAACGAGGACGACGGACGCGAACTCCGTACCTACATCCGATGCAACCAGTACACGATTGAGTGGGGCAAGCGTAGCCGTCTCGAAATCCCTGTCGGGCAAGAACTGAAAGACGAATACGGACTCGGCTACCACGAACGACTCCGCCTCGAAGTCCGAGGCAACCCGAAGTGGGACGGCAAACAGGGTCGTCTGGAACTTGAGTACGACGAGGTGAGCGACACGTTCAGGGCTTTTCAACCAGTCACCGTCCCTGATTCTCGACTGGATTCACCACTGGCTTCTCACGAAGCCGCCCTCGACGTTGGCGCGAACAACCTCGTCGCCTGTTCCACGACCACTGGAAACCAGTACCTCTACCACGGACGGGAGTTGTTCGGACGGTTCCGCGAGACGACCGACGAGATCGCCCGCCTACAGTCAAAACTCCGAGAGGGGCGTTACTCCTCGAATCGGATTCGACGGCTGTACCGACAGCGGACGAAGTGTCGTGACCACGCACAGAACGCGCTGGTGCGCGACCTCGTTGAACGACTATACGACGAGGGCGTGGCGACGGTGTACGTGGGCGACCTGACCGACGTGCTGGAAACGCACTGGTCGGTCAGGGTGAACGAGAAGACGCACAACTTCTGGGCGTTCAAAAAGTTCATCCACCGCCTCGCGTGCGTCTGTGAGGAGTACGGCATCAGCCTCGAAGCCGAGTCGGAAGCATGGACGAGTCAAACATGCCCCGAGTGTGGCGAGCACGAGGAGACGGTTCGCCACGAGGATACGCTGACCTGTCCGTGTGGGTTCAAGGGCCACGCCGACCTCACGGCGTCAGAGACGTTCCTTCGGGAAAACAGCGATTGCGAAATCAGGCCGATGGCACGGCCCGTGCGATTCGAGTGGGACGACCACGATTGGTCGGGGAAACCACACCCTCATGAAAGTCCCAAAGAAGTGCGCACGAACCCGCAAGTTGCTTCCGTGACTCGGTAG
- the tnpA gene encoding IS200/IS605 family transposase, whose product MVKSTRHAKYELYYHIVFVPKCRRSNLTGKTKERLKTIFTEICEDKGLQLAESEVMPDHVHLFIGSPPKNAPSLIVNWLKGISARKYNNRYDDRVKWTRSYYVGTAGSASKGAVERYIAEQEDDDA is encoded by the coding sequence ATGGTAAAGAGTACCCGTCACGCGAAATACGAACTCTACTACCACATAGTGTTCGTTCCGAAATGTCGGCGTTCGAACCTGACGGGGAAGACGAAGGAACGTCTCAAAACCATCTTCACGGAAATCTGTGAGGACAAAGGCCTCCAACTGGCCGAGTCCGAGGTCATGCCCGACCACGTACACCTGTTCATCGGGAGTCCACCGAAGAACGCCCCGTCCCTCATCGTCAACTGGCTCAAGGGCATCTCGGCGCGGAAGTACAACAACCGCTACGACGACCGCGTGAAGTGGACTCGTTCATACTACGTCGGTACGGCGGGTAGTGCCTCGAAAGGCGCTGTCGAACGCTACATCGCTGAACAGGAGGATGACGACGCATGA
- a CDS encoding DUF7351 domain-containing protein — protein MADEERPQILDDIGDFESISMEDAISILGEQTRMKIIVELGKAWDERNHQQQKLRFSELMEAVGVTDSGQFNYHLDKLIGTFVGKSEDGYWLPNPGMRLYRLIVSGTVTERGVREDIDVDDCPSCGGTVWATYRDDNALAFTCKDCATGYAVIPISPRGFTDRTDEEALQAAFRTFYCELRLARQGICPACDGHVEAKLVDDLNERLEALSASGVISSLKCRMCNNYYYSDLSSIALTTDEVRRFLIDGGLEPPLVREWHDVTVAADESVTVVQTDPLRVEITFAVDGETIDATFDSDHRVVSSTRSDE, from the coding sequence ATGGCCGATGAAGAGCGCCCCCAGATACTCGATGATATCGGTGACTTCGAATCGATTTCGATGGAGGACGCCATCTCGATTCTCGGCGAACAAACTCGGATGAAGATAATAGTCGAGCTGGGGAAGGCTTGGGACGAGCGCAACCACCAACAACAGAAGCTACGTTTCTCAGAACTGATGGAGGCGGTCGGGGTGACTGACAGCGGACAGTTCAATTACCACCTCGACAAGCTGATCGGGACGTTCGTTGGCAAGTCCGAGGACGGCTACTGGCTTCCAAATCCCGGAATGAGGCTCTACCGGCTGATCGTCTCCGGGACGGTAACAGAACGAGGGGTACGGGAGGATATCGACGTCGACGACTGCCCGTCGTGTGGCGGTACGGTATGGGCAACGTATCGAGACGACAACGCCCTGGCATTCACCTGTAAAGACTGCGCTACGGGATACGCAGTGATTCCAATCTCCCCACGTGGGTTCACGGACCGAACCGACGAGGAGGCTCTCCAGGCCGCCTTTCGAACATTCTACTGTGAGCTACGACTCGCGAGACAGGGCATCTGCCCAGCCTGTGACGGCCATGTGGAGGCCAAGCTTGTCGACGATCTGAACGAACGGCTCGAAGCGCTATCTGCCAGTGGCGTAATCAGCAGCCTCAAATGTAGAATGTGCAATAATTACTACTACTCGGATCTCTCTTCTATTGCCCTGACAACGGACGAAGTACGGCGGTTCCTGATCGATGGTGGCCTCGAGCCACCGCTCGTTCGAGAGTGGCACGACGTAACGGTCGCAGCTGACGAGTCGGTGACTGTCGTCCAAACCGACCCGCTTCGGGTCGAAATCACATTCGCTGTGGACGGCGAGACAATCGACGCTACGTTCGATAGCGATCACCGCGTGGTCAGTTCGACCCGATCCGACGAGTAA
- a CDS encoding DUF6036 family nucleotidyltransferase, producing the protein MRARFDSAYIRSELEHIGQQLDNPLTVFLIGGGSMAFRGLKETTKDIDLIVSSGDDLSQLQAVLLELGYAIVQEPDEEYEELGAQRILENDDGCRIDVFNQQVVGKLILSPGIRERSERYLGPGNLGIELVSPEDIFLFKAVAGRVDDIEDMFSLMQTGLEFDVVEAELEMQVELLEQELFVTYVNEALTALTEQHNVTTPLHDPVAEITERVYEELEVLHALDEPKSMADLQQELDRRVVAVQEIVRRLEEKDAVAVIDGRVKRRSTTI; encoded by the coding sequence ATGAGGGCGCGATTTGATAGCGCATACATTCGCTCAGAACTCGAGCACATCGGCCAGCAGCTGGACAACCCACTCACCGTCTTCTTGATTGGCGGTGGGTCGATGGCGTTTCGCGGACTCAAAGAGACGACCAAAGACATCGACCTCATCGTTTCTTCCGGCGACGATCTGAGTCAGCTACAGGCGGTGCTCCTTGAACTAGGATACGCTATCGTCCAGGAACCAGACGAAGAGTACGAAGAACTCGGTGCCCAGCGCATCCTCGAGAACGATGACGGGTGTCGTATCGACGTTTTCAACCAGCAGGTGGTCGGCAAACTGATTCTGTCTCCAGGCATCCGTGAGCGGAGCGAACGCTATCTCGGCCCTGGGAATCTCGGGATCGAGCTCGTGAGTCCAGAAGACATTTTCCTGTTCAAAGCGGTTGCCGGTCGGGTGGACGACATCGAGGATATGTTCTCGTTGATGCAGACCGGCCTCGAGTTCGACGTCGTCGAAGCGGAACTCGAGATGCAGGTCGAACTCTTAGAGCAAGAGCTGTTCGTGACGTACGTCAACGAAGCGTTGACTGCCCTCACCGAACAACACAATGTGACGACACCGTTGCACGACCCCGTGGCGGAGATCACTGAGCGCGTCTACGAGGAGCTCGAAGTGCTACACGCGCTTGACGAACCGAAATCGATGGCTGACCTGCAACAGGAACTCGACCGGCGTGTAGTGGCCGTACAGGAGATTGTGCGACGTCTGGAAGAGAAAGACGCCGTCGCGGTAATCGATGGACGCGTCAAACGTCGCTCGACGACGATCTGA